The Fusarium musae strain F31 chromosome 10, whole genome shotgun sequence genome window below encodes:
- a CDS encoding hypothetical protein (EggNog:ENOG41), whose product MNPFFENKEYSKEYLQIHEDRCKKLPVRSQRQEFLDKYHSEQVTIVVGDTGSGKTIQVSQFVLFDEWASDLRVACTQPRVVAATSVATRVAQELDVPLGGIVGYKVRFDNKSSGSTRLGFLTDGLLLQQYAGDANFSKYACIMIDEAHERTTNTDMLLALLKKLIQKRKDLKVCSVYSQLGFHLLLDRGADLCRQAPTKNLGLLFQCLHRITLVFQCLLQI is encoded by the exons ATGAACCCTTTTTTCGAGAACAAGGAGTACTCCAAGGAGTATCTCCAAATCCACGAAGATCGATGCAAGAAGCTCCCGGTACGCTCCCAGCGACAAGAGTTTCTTGACAAGTACCACTCGGAGCAA GTCACCATTGTAGTGGGTGATACGGGGTCGGGTAAGACAATACAAGTTTCGCAATTTGTGTTATTTGACGAGTGGGCAAGCGACCTACGTGTGGCTTGTACCCAACCACGAGTAGTGGCAGCAACCAGCGTCGCAACCCGTGTTGCTCAAGAATTGGACGTGCCTCTGGGCGGTATTGTCGGGTACAAGGTCAGATTCGACAACAAAAGTTCAGGCTCTACGCGTCTTGGATTCCTTACGGATGGCCTATTACTCCAGCAATATGCTGGCGACGCCAATTTCTCCAAATAT GCCTGTATCATGATAGATGAAGCTCACGAGCGAACAACCAATACCGACATGCTGCTtgcgcttctcaagaagctcattcaAAAGCGAAAGGACCTCAAGGTTTGCTCAGTCTACTCCCAACTCGGCTTTCACCTGTTGTTGGATAGAGGCGCGGATCTGTGCCGCCAAGCCCCCACGAAGAACCTTGGTCTCCTCTTTCAGTGTCTCCATCGCATCACCTTGGTCTTTCAATGCCTTCTCCAGATCTAA
- a CDS encoding hypothetical protein (EggNog:ENOG41) → MSQNRLQGGPRRRYAGRSIEKLVNIISKNTFNNYPYDTLDAYRPHDNLRNRPKDTDGLLRRGCTVSDIQALEKRLGVTLPEDYKEFLSISNGLDSIWDGQNLVDYLAGAQDVNWQEVDFLEGNELPLLSSHEPLAGTGNMLEWPNFEKSRCICLSGDINDEDRAGHLFLIGQDRLQPAKDYFFKTYEERNDTQRRELDRLVQETYGSMENFKNLEWGLISWTAWDFTVYPFNGIQDFLEQMAEASLRQERPWLNMFEPRFRKLANA, encoded by the coding sequence ATGTCCCAGAACCGCTTGCAGGGTGGACCGAGACGTCGATATGCAGGTCGGTCTATTGAGAAGCTGGTCAATATTATCAGCAAGAATACGTTCAACAACTATCCTTATGATACGCTGGATGCCTATCGTCCGCATGATAACCTCCGGAATCGACCAAAGGATACAGATGGTCTACTTCGACGGGGATGTACCGTTTCGGATATACAAGCTTTGGAGAAGCGACTGGGCGTAACTCTTCCAGAAGACTATAAAGAGttcctcagcatcagcaatGGTCTTGACTCAATTTGGGACGGCCAGAATCTTGTAGACTACCTGGCTGGCGCCCAGGACGTCAATTGGCAAGAGGTCGACTTTCTTGAAGGCAACGAACTTCCCTTGCTGAGTAGCCATGAGCCACTAGCAGGCACGGGAAACATGCTGGAGTGGCCAAATTTCGAAAAGTCTCGGTGTATCTGTTTATCGGGCGATATCAACGACGAAGACAGGGCTGGCCATTTATTTCTCATAGGTCAGGACCGACTTCAGCCAGCCAAAGATTATTTCTTCAAGACCTATGAGGAAAGAAATGACACCCAGCGTCGTGAGCTTGACCGCCTTGTTCAAGAGACTTACGGGAGCATGGAAAATTTCAAGAACCTTGAATGGGGACTAATTAGTTGGACTGCATGGGACTTTACCGTTTACCCGTTCAATGGGATCCAAGACTTCTTAGAACAGATGGCTGAAGCGTCTTTGCGGCAGGAGAGACCTTGGCTGAACATGTTTGAGCCGAGATTTAGAAAGCTGGCAAATGCGTAG
- a CDS encoding hypothetical protein (EggNog:ENOG41), with amino-acid sequence MSESMTEKLPTLPFDLTPHWFSAKLGHEVKSVENTRNIWGTASKLFYTITYENETDQERPVDICVKGVFDPKMIEAQPWTISLAQREAEFFSKVAPNISHMIFPRGWWSGTDEKQGIAIMNDLVSEGCTFPAEVASYSVDNVKNGVEQLAGLHAQYWGQSQEDHPWIWNNYDPAMTFMCRSWDEVVRRPGRPQLPEYLMDGTRCNEALDRYYAERNPRFRTLLHGDTHIGNIYFTADNRIGFLDWSAFHFGSCFHDVVYHMTAMLSVEDRRAHEMEILDHYLETLHRLGGPKFDRHNDPEVMVEYKRSFMTNVIWLICPDGLQSKERVAALCERTVATYDDHKVIDVILGQPKPAT; translated from the exons ATGTCTGAATCAATGACCGAAAAACTCCCCACCCTACCCTTTGATCTGACTCCCCATTGGTTCAGTGCGAAACTTGGGCATGAGGTCAAATCAGTAGAGAATACACGCAACATCTGGGGAACCGCGAGTAAGCTATTCTACACAATCACCTACGAAAATGAAACAGATCAAGAAAGACCGGTCGATATCTGTGTCAAGGGAGTGTTTGACCCCAAGATGATTGAAGCTCAGCCATGGACCATCAGTCTAGCGCAACGAGAAGCAGAGTTCTTCAGCAAGGTTGCACCAAACATCAGTCATATGATCTTTCCAAGAGGTTGGTGGAGCGGAACAGATGAGAAGCAGGGGATTGCGATCATGAACGATCTCGTCAGCGAAGGTTGCACCTTTCCAGCCGAAGTTGCTTCATATTCTGTAGACAACGTCAAGAATGGTGTTGAGCAGCTGGCAGGTCTGCATGCGCAGTACTGGGGCCAGAGTCAGGAGGACCATCCAT GGATCTGGAACAACTACGATCCTGCCATGACATTCATGTGCAGATCGTGGGATGAAGTGGTTAGAAGACCCGGGCGCCCCCAGCTTCCGGAGTATCTGATGGACGGGACTCGATGTAACGAAGCCTTAGATCGTTACTACGCTGAGCGGAACCCACGTTTCCGCACCCTTCTGCATGGAGATACCCATATCGGAAACATCTACTTCACAGCTGATAACCGCATCGGTTTCCTAGACTGGTCAGCGTTCCACTTTGGCTCATGCTTCCATGATGTCGTGTATCACATGACGGCTATGCTCAGCGTGGAAGATCGCAGGGCCCATGAGATGGAGATACTGGATCACTATCTTGAGACACTTCATAGACTTGGAGGTCCCAAGTTTGACCGGCATAATGATCCTGAGGTTATGGTGGAGTATAAGCGATCATTCATGACCAATGTTATCTGGCTCATTTGTCCGGATGGTCTCCAAAGCAAGGAGCGTGTCGCTGCTTTGTGTGAGCGAACTGTTGCCACTTATGACGACCATAAGGTTATTGACGTGATTCTGGGTCAGCCGAAACCGGCAACATGA
- a CDS encoding hypothetical protein (EggNog:ENOG41), protein MDRDSYNLDNLSTQRNHHESHRPNSPSDLMSGASTDIESGTSTPTHIKDANQHPSFDIYDPNRPKLGLRQRMKHFTWAWYTLPMSTGGLSLLFFAQPNQFPGLKTIGLVIYIINLIIFTCVTTAMVSRFFLHPGSFAKSMTHPREGFFLPTFFLSIATIITSSDRYAIPKDNSNLVWAVQATFWGYLVVTLILSIGQYSYVFAAHSFALTTMMPTWILPIFPIMLSGTIASVIAETQPHVAAVPIIVAGLTCQGLGLSVAVMMYAHMIGRLMQAGLPNREHRPGLFMCVGPPAFTALALIGMAEGLPEDIDFIQDGTFINVGMVRLIATMSAIFLWALSLWWFGIAAVAVIQSPPKYFHLGWWAMVFPNTGFTLATISIARSLGSKAIGWVATGMSIIILSAFVFIFYSHVRAVLSQDIMYPGRDEDVEDH, encoded by the coding sequence ATGGATCGCGACAGTTACAACCTCGACAACCTCTCTACTCAACGCAACCATCATGAGTCACATCGACCAAACTCACCATCAGATCTCATGTCCGGAGCCTCGACCGATATTGAGTCCGGCACATCAACACCGACACACATCAAGGATGCAAACCAACATCCTTCATTCGATATTTACGATCCGAACCGACCTAAACTTGGCTTGCGTCAACGGATGAAGCACTTTACTTGGGCTTGGTATACATTGCCCATGAGTACTGGTGGTTTAtcacttctcttcttcgctcAACCGAACCAATTTCCTGGCCTCAAGACCATTGGTCTGGTTATTTatatcatcaacctcataaTATTTACCTGCGTGACTACGGCGATGGTATCACGGTTCTTCCTTCACCCAGGATCATTTGCCAAGTCCATGACACATCCACGAGAGGGTTTCTTCTTGCCTACATTTTTCTTATCTATAGCCACCATCATTACCAGTAGCGATCGGTATGCGATACCGAAGGACAATTCAAACCTGGTCTGGGCTGTCCAGGCCACCTTCTGGGGCTACCTTGTCGTCACCCTCATCCTATCTATAGGACAGTACAGCTATGTCTTTGCAGCACATAGCTTTGCTCTCACCACTATGATGCCTACTTGGATCTTACCCATCTTCCCCATCATGCTTTCGGGCACTATCGCATCGGTCATCGCTGAGACTCAGCCTCATGTTGCTGCTGTGCCGATCATTGTTGCAGGACTAACCTGCCAAGGCCTCGGACTCAGTGTTGCTGTTATGATGTATGCTCACATGATTGGACGCTTAATGCAAGCAGGCCTGCCCAACAGAGAACATCGCCCAGGTCTTTTCATGTGCGTTGGACCCCCTGCATTCACTGCCCTGGCTTTGATAGGCATGGCTGAAGGTTTACCTGAAGACATCGACTTCATCCAAGATGGAACATTTATCAATGTCGGAATGGTTCGGTTGATAGCTACCATGAGTGCTATCTTCCTTTGGGCTTTGAGTTTGTGGTGGTTTGGCATCGCGGCCGTTGCTGTTATTCAGTCTCCCCCTAAGTACTTTCATCTTGGTTGGTGGGCAATGGTTTTCCCCAACACTGGTTTTACTCTCGCTACTATCTCTATCGCTAGATCCCTTGGCAGCAAGGCCATCGGATGGGTCGCTACCGGAATGAGCATCATCATTCTCTCCGCTTTCGTTTTCATTTTCTACAGCCACGTTAGGGCTGTCCTCTCCCAAGACATCATGTACCCAGGACGGGatgaggatgtcgaggacCACTGA
- a CDS encoding hypothetical protein (EggNog:ENOG41): MSANSDLRKQIETTVNSFLASYEDGRKAKDPTVINRDVTSDCTRQLLPASLCKALGLPDEFLMPNEIYEKLYADDLSLGGVHNTESKHLTIDVEARRAAVESSGDMIYHHGETLHLEFSWTFYLTGDGTKISRVIEFADSTAVLKMAAIAKELAARSGQGEEVDFDATG, translated from the coding sequence ATGTCTGCCAACTCAGACCTTAGGAAGCAAATCGAAACTACGGTGAACAGCTTCCTCGCGAGCTACGAGGACGGGAGAAAAGCCAAGGACCCAACCGTCATCAACCGCGATGTTACTTCAGACTGCACTCGCCAACTTCTTCCCGCCTCGCTGTGCAAGGCGCTCGGCCTCCCTGACGAGTTTCTAATGCCCAATGAAATCTACGAGAAGCTCTACGCCGACGATCTTTCCCTTGGCGGCGTTCACAATACCGAGTCAAAGCACTTGACGATCGACGTTGAGGCCCGGCGAGCGGCAGTTGAAAGCAGTGGGGACATGATCTACCATCATGGCGAGACTCTACATCTAGAATTTTCTTGGACTTTCTATCTTACTGGAGATGGTACGAAGATAAGCAGGGTCATCGAGTTCGCTGATAGCACGGCtgtcttgaagatggcgGCCATCGCGAAGGAACTTGCCGCCAGAAGTGGCCAGGGTGAAGAGGTCGATTTTGACGCTACTGGATAG
- a CDS encoding hypothetical protein (EggNog:ENOG41), with protein MALRSIIKEIVITPVAFHDMPLLNSVGVHEPYALRSIIEIVTEDSYGLGESYGDSAHLDRLQKAADKIRGLSIYSTNIIYQKCVESLKTDTNIGGDGMGGMVTTASVADKVFSPFEVACLDLQGKLAGISVSDLLGGRVRDQVQYSAYLFYKWGGHPGDEDDEYGPALDPRGVVKQAKKIIDEYGFKAIKLKGGVFPPAEEVAAIKALHEAFPDLPLRLDPNAAWTVETSKWVAKELDGIVEYLEDPAGEIEGMAAVAKEASMPLATNMAVVAFDHLPPSILQNAVQVILSDHHFWGGLRKSQTLASICATWGLRLSMHSNSHLGISLAAMTHLASATPNLDYACDTHWPWKRRDEDVVVDGALKWKDGGVVVPTVPGLGVELDRERLAKLHQQYLDCGLKKRDDTTYMKRFQPDFSEKIPRW; from the coding sequence CATATGCTTTGCGTAGCATCATTGAGATCGTCACAGAAGACTCGTATGGTCTTGGTGAATCATATGGAGACTCAGCACATCTAGACCGTTTGCAAAAAGCAGCGGACAAGATCAGGGGTCTCTCTATCTACAGCACAAATATCATCTATCAGAAATGTGTTGAGTCACTGAAGACAGATACCAATATTGGTGGAGATGGCATGGGAGGCATGGTAACTACAGCTTCAGTCGCTGACAAGGTCTTCTCGCCGTTCGAAGTCGCATGTCTTGACTTGCAAGGCAAACTGGCCGGGATATCTGTCAGCGACCTTCTCGGTGGACGGGTGAGAGACCAAGTCCAATACTCAGCCTACCTCTTCTACAAATGGGGCGGACACCctggtgatgaagacgacgaatACGGCCCTGCGCTAGACCCTCGAGGAGTGGTGAAgcaagccaagaagatcattgaCGAGTATGgcttcaaggccatcaagctcaagggggGTGTTTTTCCTCCTGCAGAGGAAGTCGCTGCGATCAAAGCTCTACATGAAGCCTTTCCTGATCTGCCGCTGAGACTTGATCCAAACGCGGCTTGGACTGTTGAGACTTCAAAGTGGGTTGCTAAGGAGCTCGATGGTATTGTTGAGTACTTGGAAGATCCAGCTGGGGAGATTGAGGGAATGGCTGCTGTTGCCAAAGAGGCATCGATGCCCCTAGCTACCAACATGGCAGTCGTTGCTTTCGATCATCTCCCACCATCAATTCTTCAAAACGCCGTGCAAGTCATCTTGTCCGATCATCACTTCTGGGGAGGTCTTCGCAAGTCACAAACACTAGCATCCATATGCGCAACTTGGGGTCTGCGACTCTCAATGCATTCCAACAGCCACTTGGGCATCTCACTCGCCGCTATGACGCATCTTGCCTCCGCAACACCAAATCTGGATTATGCTTGCGACACCCACTGGCCTTGGAAGCgccgagatgaagatgttgttgttgacggCGCGCTGAAGTGGAAGGATGGTGGTGTTGTAGTGCCGACTGTGCCAGGTCTAGGTGTCGAGCTTGATAGAGAGAGGTTGGCAAAGCTTCATCAACAGTACCTGGACTGTGGGTTGAAGAAGCGTGACGATACTACATATATGAAGAGGTTCCAGCCAGATTTCTCTGAAAAGATCCCTCGATGGTAG